One genomic window of Haemophilus haemolyticus includes the following:
- a CDS encoding isochorismate synthase: MSYLAQAIGELKSQIHAYLQQSTNELVRFQVKLDKVDLLAWLKGQSAYPQFYLHFRDEPKALAALGEDRSFSQLNLAQEFIEESGFPLVGGLQFQGSAQFVLPKILVEQDEKGASVSFFVKDEQSANDSLAYLKTFENITALSVLPKQIPLHTAPRANERTWCDWVNQALVEVKSGELTKIVLANETTFHLKQAINAYDFLAESEKQNQGCYHFLWAEKPHSVFVGSTPERLFAREYNLLLTEALAGTALVSESEEETKSQANWLLNDEKNLKENWLVVEDISQNLRKQVESFDVSNVELKPLRKVQHLIRKIRANLTAHYADVNILKAIHPTAAVSGLPQQQAKMILSEIETFDRGWYAGTLGVMSDVCSEFCVAIRSAFIEGHRIRVFAGAGIVAGSQPLEEWKEIERKAAGLISLFAEEK; encoded by the coding sequence ATGAGTTATTTAGCGCAGGCAATAGGCGAGTTAAAATCGCAAATTCACGCATATTTACAGCAATCAACGAATGAACTTGTCCGTTTTCAGGTGAAACTGGACAAAGTCGATTTGTTGGCGTGGCTGAAAGGTCAATCTGCGTATCCACAATTTTATTTACATTTTCGTGATGAACCAAAAGCATTGGCTGCCCTTGGTGAAGATAGGTCATTTTCACAGTTAAATTTAGCACAAGAGTTTATTGAAGAAAGCGGTTTCCCACTGGTAGGCGGTTTGCAATTTCAAGGTAGCGCACAATTTGTATTACCCAAAATTCTTGTTGAACAGGATGAGAAAGGTGCGTCGGTATCATTTTTTGTGAAAGATGAACAAAGTGCTAATGATTCCTTAGCTTATCTCAAAACTTTTGAAAATATCACCGCACTTTCTGTTTTGCCAAAACAAATTCCTTTGCATACAGCTCCTCGAGCTAACGAAAGAACTTGGTGTGATTGGGTAAATCAGGCTTTGGTAGAAGTTAAAAGTGGGGAACTAACAAAAATTGTATTAGCCAATGAAACCACTTTTCATTTAAAGCAAGCGATTAATGCGTATGATTTTTTAGCAGAAAGCGAAAAACAAAATCAAGGTTGTTATCATTTTTTGTGGGCTGAAAAGCCTCATTCGGTTTTTGTTGGTTCTACGCCAGAACGCCTATTTGCTCGAGAGTATAACTTATTGCTAACCGAAGCTTTGGCGGGGACAGCATTGGTTTCTGAAAGTGAGGAAGAAACCAAATCTCAAGCCAATTGGTTATTAAATGATGAGAAAAATTTAAAAGAAAATTGGTTGGTTGTAGAAGATATTTCGCAGAATTTACGTAAGCAAGTAGAAAGTTTTGATGTGAGTAATGTGGAATTGAAACCGTTACGTAAAGTACAACATTTGATTCGTAAAATTCGTGCAAATTTGACCGCACATTATGCAGATGTAAATATATTAAAAGCGATTCATCCTACAGCTGCGGTATCTGGTTTGCCACAGCAACAAGCCAAAATGATTTTGTCAGAAATTGAAACCTTTGATCGAGGCTGGTATGCGGGAACATTGGGTGTGATGAGCGATGTATGTTCAGAGTTTTGTGTAGCGATTCGCTCTGCCTTTATTGAAGGTCATCGTATTCGAGTATTTGCTGGCGCGGGCATTGTGGCAGGCTCGCAGCCATTGGAAGAATGGAAAGAAATTGAACGTAAAGCGGCAGGGTTAATTTCCTTGTTTGCAGAAGAGAAATGA
- the menD gene encoding 2-succinyl-5-enolpyruvyl-6-hydroxy-3-cyclohexene-1-carboxylic-acid synthase: protein MSVSVFNRCWSKVILETLVRQGVSHVCLAPGSRSTPLTLEAVRLQNSGSVTCHTHFDERGLGFFALGIAKVTQSPVAIIVTSGTATANLYPAIIEARQTDISLFILTADRPPELWECGANQAILQQNMFGQYPVANVNLPKPNADYSAQWLISLLEQAAFQQKQQGGVVHINVPFAEPLYDATDEAVDSHPWLLPLQRWLIQTKSWMNIEAQQNEVLMHENWDHWRTKRGVVVVGQLPAEQAMGINSWASSMGWVLLTDIQSGVVPTMPYEDIWLANQTVREKLLQADIVIQFGARFISKRINQFLQAFKGEFWLVEQSGKALDPYHHSLTRFNAKAHHWLRAHPPLRQKPWLLEPLALSKFCATFIEQQVGGNLTEASLALRLPTLLPYNGVLFLGNSLLVRLVDALTQLPESYPVYTNRGASGIDGLLATAAGIGIGSNKPVVAVIGDTSTLYDLNSFALFKNVTQPTVIFVINNNGGAIFDMLPVDEQVKDQFYRLPHNGDFSQIAAMFDLKYAHPYTWADLNSVVKQAYSRRKATLIEIKTNPSDGSSLYKRLIEQISHAVIGA, encoded by the coding sequence ATGTCGGTAAGCGTGTTTAATCGTTGTTGGTCGAAAGTGATTTTAGAAACCTTGGTACGCCAAGGAGTTTCTCACGTTTGTCTCGCGCCAGGTTCGCGTTCGACACCTTTAACTCTTGAAGCCGTACGTTTGCAAAATTCGGGTTCAGTCACTTGTCATACACATTTTGACGAACGCGGTTTAGGTTTTTTTGCCTTGGGTATTGCTAAGGTAACTCAATCACCTGTTGCAATTATTGTGACATCAGGTACGGCGACTGCAAACCTTTATCCCGCAATTATTGAAGCACGTCAAACAGATATAAGTTTATTTATTTTAACTGCTGATCGTCCACCAGAACTTTGGGAGTGCGGTGCAAATCAAGCTATTTTGCAGCAAAATATGTTTGGTCAGTATCCAGTTGCAAATGTTAATTTACCTAAACCGAACGCTGATTATTCTGCGCAATGGTTGATTTCTCTACTTGAACAGGCAGCCTTCCAACAAAAACAACAAGGTGGCGTTGTTCATATTAATGTACCATTTGCCGAGCCACTTTATGATGCAACTGATGAGGCTGTAGATTCTCACCCTTGGCTGCTGCCGTTACAACGCTGGTTAATTCAAACTAAGTCTTGGATGAATATAGAAGCGCAACAGAACGAAGTATTAATGCATGAAAACTGGGATCATTGGCGTACCAAACGCGGTGTCGTTGTGGTTGGTCAATTGCCTGCAGAACAAGCGATGGGAATTAATTCTTGGGCAAGCTCTATGGGCTGGGTGTTACTGACGGATATTCAATCTGGTGTTGTTCCAACGATGCCTTATGAAGATATTTGGCTCGCAAACCAAACTGTTCGTGAAAAACTTCTGCAAGCTGATATTGTGATTCAATTTGGTGCACGCTTTATTAGTAAGCGAATTAATCAATTCTTACAGGCTTTTAAAGGTGAATTTTGGTTGGTTGAACAAAGCGGTAAAGCATTAGATCCTTACCATCATTCATTGACAAGATTCAATGCTAAAGCACATCATTGGTTGCGTGCGCATCCTCCTTTACGCCAAAAGCCTTGGTTGCTTGAGCCGTTAGCTTTATCTAAATTCTGTGCTACCTTTATTGAACAGCAAGTAGGCGGAAATTTAACGGAAGCCTCGCTTGCATTACGTTTACCAACACTTTTACCTTATAACGGTGTTTTATTTTTAGGTAATAGTTTACTTGTTCGTCTGGTTGATGCGCTAACTCAATTACCAGAAAGTTATCCTGTTTATACCAATCGTGGCGCGAGTGGAATTGATGGTTTGTTGGCTACGGCTGCTGGAATTGGTATTGGTTCAAATAAACCTGTTGTTGCGGTGATTGGCGATACGTCCACTTTATATGATTTGAATTCTTTCGCATTATTCAAAAACGTTACGCAACCAACGGTAATCTTTGTGATCAATAATAATGGCGGCGCGATTTTTGATATGTTACCTGTGGATGAACAAGTCAAAGATCAGTTTTATCGATTACCGCATAATGGTGATTTTTCTCAAATTGCCGCAATGTTTGATCTTAAATATGCTCATCCTTATACTTGGGCTGATCTCAATTCTGTTGTTAAACAGGCTTATAGTCGTCGCAAGGCAACGTTAATTGAAATTAAAACGAATCCGAGTGATGGTAGTAGTTTGTATAAACGCTTAATTGAGCAAATTAGCCACGCAGTGATTGGTGCTTAA
- the menH gene encoding 2-succinyl-6-hydroxy-2,4-cyclohexadiene-1-carboxylate synthase yields the protein MINIIFLHGLLGAKEDWQKVIENLPHFNCIALDLPFHGQAKGIEVTNFEETAEYLEQQIKSAVKNEPYFLVGYSLGGRIALYYALQAQVERSNLQGVILEGANLGLKNDEEKQARFQQDFAWAQRFVQESPENVLNDWYQQPVFSHLTAEERLQLVEKRKSNCGENIGKMLMATSLSKQRDFSEKVRLSSLPFFYFCGERDHKFQVLAKENQIDLVTIPSAGHNSHLENSKYFSEKIENCILKIARS from the coding sequence ATGATAAACATCATTTTTCTTCACGGACTTCTTGGTGCAAAAGAGGACTGGCAAAAAGTCATTGAAAATCTACCGCACTTTAATTGTATTGCGCTAGATTTACCTTTTCACGGGCAAGCTAAAGGTATTGAAGTCACAAATTTTGAAGAAACGGCGGAGTATTTAGAGCAGCAAATCAAAAGTGCGGTGAAAAATGAACCGTATTTTCTTGTTGGGTATTCTTTAGGCGGACGGATTGCTTTGTATTATGCGCTGCAAGCTCAGGTGGAAAGATCTAATTTGCAAGGTGTTATTTTAGAAGGGGCGAATCTAGGTTTAAAAAACGACGAAGAAAAGCAGGCTCGTTTTCAGCAGGATTTTGCTTGGGCGCAACGTTTTGTACAAGAATCGCCAGAAAATGTATTAAATGATTGGTATCAACAGCCCGTATTTTCTCATTTGACTGCAGAAGAAAGACTGCAGTTAGTTGAAAAACGAAAATCAAATTGCGGTGAAAATATTGGCAAGATGCTGATGGCGACAAGTCTATCTAAACAACGTGATTTTAGTGAAAAAGTGCGGTTAAGTTCTTTGCCATTTTTTTATTTTTGTGGCGAACGAGATCATAAGTTCCAGGTTTTAGCCAAAGAAAATCAAATAGATTTAGTAACCATTCCTTCCGCTGGGCATAACTCACATTTAGAAAATTCAAAATATTTCTCTGAAAAAATAGAAAATTGCATATTAAAAATTGCTAGATCTTAG
- a CDS encoding MFS transporter, with protein MSTQLRNNPMKVALASMVGTAIEFFDYYIYAAAAVLVFNTQFFHSDDPLSNDLLSLSTLALAFFARPIGSALFGHFGDKIGRKKTLVASLVLMGGSTVVIGLLPNYAQIGIWAPILLCVCRVGQGIGLGGEWGGAALVATENAPEGKRAWYGTFPQLGAPIGLFVANATFFLVSYFLGQDALVEWAWRIPFVSSVLLVAVGLYVRLTLHESHVFVEAEQKGKKLNAPVSVVFTKHLKPMIIGTFIMVATYSLFYIMTAFAQAYSRTAPKISEAGYALGLGIPANTFTGLLLISAIVFGIFISISGVYADKIGRRKWLIWVTVAVGVLGLTMPFFLENGTPMSVFAFLVIGMAIMGMTFGPMAALLPELFPTEVRYSGASLAYNLASIIGATIAAMISLKINASFGVMGVGIYLAINALMTLLALLASKETKNVDLTQI; from the coding sequence ATGTCTACACAACTTCGTAATAATCCGATGAAAGTGGCGTTAGCCTCGATGGTCGGTACGGCAATCGAATTTTTTGATTATTATATCTATGCGGCTGCCGCTGTATTAGTTTTCAATACGCAATTCTTCCATAGCGATGATCCGCTTTCTAATGATTTACTTTCTCTTTCTACGCTTGCTTTAGCATTTTTTGCTCGTCCTATTGGTTCTGCATTATTTGGTCACTTTGGCGATAAAATCGGTCGTAAAAAAACCTTGGTTGCCTCCCTTGTTTTAATGGGTGGTTCAACAGTAGTAATTGGCTTACTTCCTAACTATGCTCAAATCGGTATCTGGGCACCGATTTTGCTTTGCGTATGCCGTGTTGGTCAAGGAATTGGACTAGGTGGTGAATGGGGTGGTGCAGCTTTAGTCGCAACAGAAAATGCACCAGAAGGCAAACGAGCTTGGTACGGTACTTTTCCTCAATTAGGTGCGCCAATCGGCTTATTTGTAGCAAATGCAACATTTTTCTTAGTCAGCTATTTCCTCGGGCAAGATGCTCTTGTGGAATGGGCATGGCGCATTCCGTTTGTGTCTTCCGTTTTATTGGTCGCTGTCGGCTTATATGTTCGGTTAACTTTGCATGAAAGCCATGTATTTGTGGAAGCGGAGCAAAAAGGCAAAAAATTGAATGCTCCAGTGAGTGTTGTTTTTACTAAACACTTAAAACCAATGATTATTGGCACATTTATCATGGTTGCAACTTATTCTCTGTTTTACATTATGACGGCTTTTGCTCAGGCATATTCTCGAACAGCACCAAAGATTTCTGAAGCAGGTTATGCGCTTGGCTTAGGCATCCCAGCAAATACATTTACTGGCTTGTTATTAATTAGTGCTATTGTATTTGGTATTTTTATCAGTATTTCTGGTGTTTATGCCGATAAAATTGGTCGCCGTAAATGGTTGATTTGGGTGACCGTAGCTGTTGGCGTACTCGGTTTAACAATGCCATTCTTCTTAGAAAATGGTACACCAATGAGTGTATTTGCATTTTTAGTAATTGGTATGGCGATCATGGGGATGACATTTGGTCCAATGGCTGCGCTATTACCAGAATTATTCCCAACGGAAGTGCGTTATTCAGGCGCATCTCTCGCCTATAATTTGGCATCCATTATTGGTGCAACGATTGCGGCGATGATTTCTTTAAAAATTAATGCATCATTTGGTGTGATGGGCGTAGGTATTTATTTAGCAATCAATGCCCTCATGACGCTATTGGCATTATTAGCGTCAAAAGAAACCAAAAATGTAGATTTAACACAAATCTAA
- a CDS encoding DUF5339 domain-containing protein, with the protein MKKTFLILTALFSAVSTSTFASNILPQQCEQLFKETENLIAQAEKQPGTHTQVGKIKNKLNQSKQQILQMELATQLKSCEVGLAKLSNLKSYSE; encoded by the coding sequence ATGAAAAAAACATTCCTTATTTTAACCGCACTTTTCTCTGCTGTATCAACCTCTACTTTTGCATCAAATATTCTGCCACAACAATGTGAACAACTATTTAAAGAAACAGAGAATTTGATTGCGCAAGCAGAAAAACAACCTGGCACACATACACAGGTAGGAAAAATTAAAAATAAGTTAAACCAAAGCAAACAACAGATTCTTCAAATGGAATTAGCGACTCAGTTAAAAAGTTGTGAAGTAGGTTTAGCAAAATTAAGTAATTTGAAAAGTTATAGTGAGTAA
- a CDS encoding cytochrome ubiquinol oxidase subunit I codes for MLDVVDLSRLQFALTALYHFIFVPLTLGLSFVLVIMETIYVATGKEVYKDMTRFWGKLFGINFALGVTTGIIMEFQFGTNWSYYSHYVGDIFGAPLAIEALLAFFLESTFVGLFFFGWDRLTKGKHLLATYCVAFGSNLSAMWILVANGWMQSPAGSEFNFETVRMEMTSFLDLWLNPVAQSKFLHTLTAGYSTGAMFVLGISAFYLLKGRDIGFAKRSFSVAATFGFIAASAVLIMGDESGYDIGKAQPVKLAAMEAEFETHPAPAPFHPVAIPNTAEMKNDFAVEIPYLGGLIATRSLDTEIVGLKDIQAKNEGRVRNGMVAYDLFTQLKAEKKSAGHVNPETKAKFDEVKGDLGFGLLLKRYTDKVVDATDEQIKQAARDTIPNVGPNFWAFRGMLAAGGLIILLTFGAFVQNLRNKVTSSRLLLKALLWSIPLPILAIEFGWFLAESGRQPWAIYEVLPVGVSASQLSTGDLWFSIGLICALYLAFIIVEMYLMFKYARLGPSALKTGKYYFEQSSK; via the coding sequence ATGTTGGACGTTGTTGACCTTTCTCGCTTGCAGTTTGCTTTAACTGCGTTGTATCACTTCATTTTCGTGCCGCTGACATTAGGTTTGTCATTCGTCCTTGTGATTATGGAAACCATTTATGTGGCGACAGGCAAAGAAGTTTATAAAGATATGACAAGATTCTGGGGTAAGTTATTTGGTATTAACTTCGCCCTTGGGGTGACCACCGGTATCATTATGGAATTCCAATTCGGTACTAACTGGTCTTATTATTCTCATTATGTAGGTGATATTTTTGGTGCGCCATTAGCAATTGAAGCGTTACTAGCCTTTTTCTTAGAATCAACTTTTGTGGGGTTATTCTTCTTTGGTTGGGATCGTTTAACTAAAGGTAAACACTTACTTGCTACATATTGCGTAGCTTTCGGTTCGAACTTATCTGCAATGTGGATTTTAGTTGCTAATGGTTGGATGCAGTCTCCAGCTGGCTCAGAATTTAATTTTGAGACAGTACGTATGGAAATGACGAGCTTCTTAGACCTTTGGCTAAATCCAGTTGCCCAAAGTAAATTCTTGCACACGTTAACAGCAGGTTATTCGACTGGTGCAATGTTTGTATTAGGTATTAGTGCATTCTATTTATTAAAAGGTCGTGATATTGGTTTTGCCAAACGTTCATTCTCTGTTGCTGCAACCTTTGGTTTTATCGCTGCATCGGCTGTGTTAATTATGGGGGATGAATCAGGTTACGATATTGGTAAAGCACAACCTGTGAAATTGGCTGCAATGGAAGCTGAGTTTGAAACTCATCCTGCACCAGCTCCATTTCATCCAGTTGCAATTCCAAATACTGCAGAAATGAAAAATGATTTTGCGGTTGAGATCCCATATTTGGGTGGTTTAATTGCAACGCGTTCTTTAGATACTGAAATTGTTGGTTTGAAAGATATTCAAGCGAAAAATGAAGGTCGTGTTCGTAACGGTATGGTAGCTTACGATTTATTCACGCAATTAAAAGCAGAGAAAAAATCAGCAGGCCACGTAAATCCAGAAACTAAAGCAAAATTTGATGAAGTAAAAGGTGATTTAGGTTTTGGTTTATTATTAAAACGTTACACAGATAAAGTTGTAGATGCAACAGATGAACAAATTAAACAAGCTGCTCGCGATACTATTCCAAACGTAGGTCCTAACTTCTGGGCATTCCGTGGGATGTTAGCAGCCGGTGGTTTAATTATTTTACTGACCTTCGGCGCATTTGTTCAAAATTTACGTAACAAAGTCACTTCTTCTCGCTTATTGCTTAAAGCATTGCTTTGGAGTATCCCATTGCCAATCTTAGCAATTGAATTTGGTTGGTTCTTAGCTGAGTCTGGTCGTCAACCATGGGCGATTTATGAAGTTTTACCTGTTGGAGTGTCGGCGTCTCAGTTAAGTACTGGCGATTTATGGTTCTCTATTGGTTTAATTTGTGCGCTTTATCTTGCGTTCATTATTGTTGAGATGTATTTGATGTTTAAATATGCGCGTTTGGGTCCAAGTGCGTTAAAAACCGGCAAATACTACTTTGAACAATCATCTAAATAA
- the cydB gene encoding cytochrome d ubiquinol oxidase subunit II → MIDYEFLRFIWWVLVIVLLIGFSVTDGFDMGVTALLPVTGKKEVERRIMINSIAPHWDGNQVWLLTAGGAVFAAWPIVYAVSFSGFYIALVLVLAALFLRPLGFEYRAKIDNPTWRSVWDWGLFAGGFVPSLVFGVAFGNLLQGVPFHFNELTQVTYTGSFFELLNPFALLCGVISLSMLVTHGANWLQMKTTEELRDRARSVSQIGAIVTLIAFVLAGAWLYFKEGYVVTSVVDHYAPSSPMNKEVAVETGAWFRNFNEMPILWIFPALAVVAALLNAAFSKANRCGFAFFFSALTMAGVIITAAVSMFPFVMPSSSHPEQSLLMWDATSSELTLTLMLIFALIFVAISLVYTIWSYSKMFGRLDANFIDENKHSLY, encoded by the coding sequence ATGATTGATTATGAATTTCTACGTTTTATTTGGTGGGTGTTAGTTATTGTATTGTTGATCGGTTTTTCTGTTACCGACGGATTCGATATGGGCGTGACCGCACTTTTACCTGTAACAGGCAAAAAAGAAGTGGAACGCCGTATTATGATCAACTCTATTGCCCCCCATTGGGATGGCAACCAAGTTTGGTTATTAACTGCAGGCGGCGCAGTATTTGCGGCATGGCCAATTGTATATGCAGTTTCATTCTCAGGTTTCTACATCGCTTTAGTATTGGTTTTAGCTGCGTTATTCTTGCGCCCATTGGGTTTTGAATATCGTGCAAAGATTGATAACCCGACTTGGCGTTCTGTTTGGGATTGGGGACTATTCGCAGGTGGTTTTGTACCATCATTAGTATTTGGGGTGGCTTTTGGTAATTTATTACAAGGCGTTCCATTCCATTTCAACGAATTGACTCAAGTAACTTATACCGGTTCATTCTTTGAATTATTAAATCCATTTGCATTATTGTGTGGTGTTATTAGCTTATCAATGCTTGTGACTCACGGTGCGAACTGGTTACAAATGAAAACAACCGAAGAATTGCGTGATCGCGCTCGTTCAGTAAGCCAAATCGGTGCTATTGTGACTTTAATTGCATTCGTATTAGCTGGAGCATGGTTATACTTTAAAGAGGGTTATGTAGTAACGAGTGTTGTGGATCACTACGCGCCATCTTCTCCAATGAATAAAGAAGTTGCTGTTGAAACTGGTGCGTGGTTTAGAAATTTCAATGAAATGCCAATTCTTTGGATTTTCCCTGCATTAGCAGTAGTTGCTGCATTATTAAATGCGGCATTTTCTAAAGCCAATCGTTGTGGTTTCGCATTCTTTTTCTCTGCATTAACAATGGCTGGCGTGATTATTACTGCTGCAGTATCTATGTTCCCATTTGTGATGCCTTCCAGCTCACATCCTGAGCAAAGTTTGTTAATGTGGGATGCGACATCAAGTGAATTAACATTAACGTTAATGTTGATTTTTGCACTTATCTTTGTGGCTATTTCTTTGGTTTATACTATTTGGTCTTATTCGAAGATGTTTGGTCGCTTAGATGCGAATTTCATTGATGAAAATAAACACTCATTATACTAA
- the ybgE gene encoding cyd operon protein YbgE, whose amino-acid sequence MIHSLYQLINKGSFRTLSFILALGLTAVFFFNADNFSTLLRNDSPWWILMIFWGLITVWIHGIGFEIKNVIWKLIFLPYIAYIIILISAVEHFYLRG is encoded by the coding sequence ATGATTCATTCACTCTATCAATTAATTAATAAGGGTTCGTTTCGAACCCTTTCATTTATTTTAGCGCTAGGATTAACAGCCGTATTTTTCTTTAATGCTGATAATTTTTCAACGTTGTTACGAAATGATTCCCCTTGGTGGATTTTGATGATCTTTTGGGGATTGATTACGGTTTGGATTCATGGAATAGGATTTGAAATTAAAAACGTAATTTGGAAACTAATTTTCTTACCTTATATCGCTTATATCATTATATTGATTAGTGCTGTAGAGCATTTTTATTTACGAGGATGA
- the ybgC gene encoding tol-pal system-associated acyl-CoA thioesterase yields MSEKTFSLPVRVYYEDTDAGGVVYHARYLHFFERARTEYLRALNFTQQTLLQEQQLAFVVKSLAIDYCVAAKLDDLLTVETDVIEIKGATILFEQRLMRDTVMLSKATVKVASVHLGNMKPVALPKEVKAAFYNLK; encoded by the coding sequence ATGTCAGAAAAAACCTTCTCTCTTCCCGTTCGAGTATATTATGAAGATACTGATGCTGGTGGCGTTGTGTATCATGCTCGTTATTTGCATTTTTTTGAGCGGGCTAGAACAGAATATTTGAGAGCGTTAAATTTTACGCAGCAAACTTTATTACAAGAACAACAACTCGCGTTTGTTGTCAAATCGCTCGCTATTGATTATTGCGTTGCGGCAAAATTGGATGATTTACTCACGGTAGAAACAGATGTCATAGAGATAAAAGGTGCAACAATCCTTTTTGAGCAACGACTTATGCGTGATACGGTGATGTTATCAAAGGCTACAGTCAAGGTAGCCAGTGTTCATCTTGGCAATATGAAACCTGTGGCGCTTCCTAAAGAAGTAAAAGCTGCGTTTTACAACCTAAAATAA
- the tolQ gene encoding protein TolQ has product MTAELNFLDLFLKASIVVQLVIVILISFSIISWAIIIQRSRVLTAALKEANTFEDRFWSGEDLNKLYEGLSNRRDILTGSEQIFFVGFKEFSRLKQVNPDAPEAIIKGTTRAMNLTMNREVESLESRVPFLATVASVSPYIGLFGTVWGIMHAFMALSGAKQATLQMVAPGIAEALIATAIGLFAAIPAVMAYNRLSLRVNAIEQNYGNFIDEFTTILHRQAFGKAPH; this is encoded by the coding sequence ATGACTGCAGAATTGAATTTTTTAGATCTTTTTCTAAAAGCAAGTATTGTTGTTCAACTTGTAATTGTGATTTTGATTTCATTCTCAATTATTTCTTGGGCAATTATTATTCAACGTAGCCGAGTTTTAACGGCTGCTTTAAAAGAAGCGAATACTTTTGAAGACCGTTTCTGGTCTGGTGAAGATTTGAATAAGCTATATGAAGGATTATCAAATCGTCGTGATATTTTAACGGGTAGTGAGCAAATTTTCTTTGTTGGTTTCAAAGAGTTTTCTCGCTTGAAACAAGTGAATCCTGATGCGCCTGAAGCGATTATTAAAGGAACTACGCGAGCAATGAATCTTACAATGAATCGTGAAGTTGAAAGCCTTGAAAGCCGCGTACCATTTTTGGCTACAGTAGCTTCTGTTAGCCCTTATATTGGTTTATTTGGAACCGTTTGGGGTATTATGCACGCTTTTATGGCATTAAGTGGTGCTAAACAAGCAACTTTACAAATGGTTGCTCCTGGTATTGCGGAGGCGTTGATTGCTACTGCAATCGGTTTGTTTGCTGCGATTCCAGCTGTAATGGCTTATAACCGTTTAAGTTTACGTGTGAATGCTATTGAACAGAATTATGGTAACTTTATTGATGAATTTACGACGATTTTACATCGCCAAGCTTTCGGCAAAGCACCACACTAA
- the tolR gene encoding colicin uptake protein TolR: protein MARRQRKDIKSEINIVPFLDVLLVLVLIFMATAPIISQSVQVELPDSVQSQNVSNEDKVPVILEVSGIGQYAISIGGERQEGLTEEMVTQLSRQEFDKDNNTLFLVGGAKEVPYEEVIKALNLLHLAGIKSVGLMTNPI from the coding sequence ATGGCTCGTCGTCAGCGTAAAGATATTAAATCTGAAATTAATATTGTCCCGTTTTTGGATGTATTGTTGGTGCTTGTGTTGATCTTTATGGCAACAGCACCAATTATTAGCCAAAGCGTACAAGTGGAATTGCCGGATTCAGTGCAAAGTCAAAATGTATCTAATGAAGATAAAGTGCCGGTAATTCTTGAAGTTTCAGGGATTGGACAATATGCGATTTCTATTGGCGGAGAACGTCAAGAAGGGTTAACGGAAGAAATGGTGACACAGTTATCTCGACAAGAATTTGATAAGGATAATAACACACTATTTTTAGTGGGTGGAGCTAAGGAAGTTCCCTATGAAGAAGTGATTAAAGCACTTAATCTGCTCCACCTTGCTGGAATTAAATCTGTTGGTTTAATGACAAACCCAATTTAA